The DNA region GCTCTTGCCTCGAGCGGCTTTCCCACTTTGCACGCGGATAACAGTCTTTCTGGAGAGATTCGCATCGACGGTTCCAGCACTGTCTTTCCCATTGCGAAAGCCGCGGCGGACGAGTTTCAAAAAATTCATCCCGGCACGCGCGTCCAGGTCGGGCTTTCGGGAACGGGCGGAGGTTTCAAAAAATTTGCAGCGGGTGAAATTGATGTGACCAATGCCTCCCGTCCTATCACCGCCCCCGAGGTCAGAAAGCTGGCGGCCAGCAAAGTCGAGTATCTGGAATTGCCGATAGCCTATGACGGGATCGCTGTGGTCGTGAATAAATCCAATAGCTTCGTCAAAGCCATGTCCATCAAAATGCTGCGCGAACTATGGGAGCCGGGAAGCAGGGTCAAGACCTGGAAGCATCTTGATCCAAGCTGGCCTGATCAGCCGATCAAGCTTTACGGACCCGGACCGGAATCGGGGACTTTTGATTTTTTCACCGAGCACGTGATGGGGACGGCGCGCCTCTCGCGCAACGATTTTTTGGCGAGCGAGGATGACAACGTTCTGGTCAATGCTGTGAGCCAGGACCCCCAGGCTCTAGGTTACCTGGGCTTTTCCTATTTGGAAGAGAATAAGAAGCTGCTGCGGAATATTCC from Oligoflexus sp. includes:
- a CDS encoding PstS family phosphate ABC transporter substrate-binding protein, whose protein sequence is MFLHNILLGLALASSGFPTLHADNSLSGEIRIDGSSTVFPIAKAAADEFQKIHPGTRVQVGLSGTGGGFKKFAAGEIDVTNASRPITAPEVRKLAASKVEYLELPIAYDGIAVVVNKSNSFVKAMSIKMLRELWEPGSRVKTWKHLDPSWPDQPIKLYGPGPESGTFDFFTEHVMGTARLSRNDFLASEDDNVLVNAVSQDPQALGYLGFSYLEENKKLLRNIPVQSRSKSAMLPTAQSIQDGSYALSRPLLLYTNLASARRPEVRMFIEFLLKNAAKLVKKAGYVPLPEAEYVESQRKFQSALQPRK